One region of Streptomyces sp. NBC_00442 genomic DNA includes:
- a CDS encoding STAS domain-containing protein, whose protein sequence is MDRGTVGSTNRGRLRVGVRTEGGTEVLTPAGELDHHTAELLREPLEAAIAQGRIRLVVDCSQLEFCDSTGLNVLLGARLKAEELGGAVHLVAMQPVVARVFEITGAEAVFTVHDSLDTALRD, encoded by the coding sequence ATGGACCGCGGCACGGTCGGCAGCACGAATCGGGGCCGGCTCCGGGTCGGAGTCCGTACCGAAGGCGGCACTGAGGTCCTGACTCCGGCGGGTGAGCTGGATCACCACACGGCGGAGCTGCTCAGGGAACCCCTGGAGGCGGCCATCGCCCAGGGGCGCATCAGGCTGGTCGTCGATTGCTCACAACTGGAGTTCTGCGACTCCACCGGACTGAACGTGCTGCTCGGCGCCCGCCTCAAGGCGGAGGAGCTGGGGGGTGCGGTTCACCTGGTGGCGATGCAGCCGGTGGTTGCGAGAGTTTTTGAGATCACAGGGGCGGAGGCGGTCTTCACCGTGCATGATTCGCTCGATACCGCTCTGCGTGACTGA
- a CDS encoding ATP-binding protein: MSTTREQAPGDRGPEPHGARPGAVPSESDGADSVTSARVLALTGASGIVPMARDFTRQALYDWGWLPAATAEGRAAAEDVLLVVSELVTNACLHAEGPEGLKVSRTGKVLRLEVSDLGSGQPAPRTPHRAGRPGGHGMFIVERLCLDWGVVRTPGVTGKTVWAELAAPA, encoded by the coding sequence ATGAGCACCACCCGGGAGCAAGCTCCGGGCGACCGTGGGCCAGAGCCCCATGGGGCCCGGCCCGGCGCCGTGCCGTCGGAATCCGACGGTGCGGACTCCGTTACGTCCGCGCGCGTGCTCGCGCTCACTGGGGCGAGCGGAATCGTCCCCATGGCACGGGACTTCACCAGGCAGGCCCTCTACGACTGGGGCTGGCTTCCGGCGGCGACGGCCGAGGGCCGCGCCGCCGCCGAAGACGTCCTGCTCGTGGTCTCCGAGCTCGTGACCAACGCGTGCCTGCACGCGGAGGGGCCCGAGGGGCTGAAGGTGTCGCGCACCGGGAAGGTCCTGCGTCTTGAGGTCAGTGACCTCGGCTCGGGCCAGCCGGCGCCCCGCACCCCGCACCGCGCGGGCCGGCCGGGAGGACACGGCATGTTCATCGTGGAGCGGCTGTGCCTGGACTGGGGCGTGGTGCGCACGCCCGGCGTCACCGGCAAGACGGTCTGGGCGGAACTCGCGGCACCCGCGTAA
- a CDS encoding peptidase, with translation MSYPKRTALALATAAAGSVVLIAAPAAQASVIDVNYNCKTPIGAKSAVSPIDIKAVPSGTSYKVTMSFQKGVSSSPVALGAGAMNPSATITLGGADKGTVAVTGPANSAEIPANSPIKISDLSGTYVPKANGKVTLTAGVLTIKALGTVTTCTASNSPGPSLELDVTGASGSTGGSTGAAPAALPKTGPLDSAVALGTLGGTVVLVGAGGVLWLTRRDQRA, from the coding sequence GTGTCGTACCCGAAGCGAACAGCTCTCGCGCTGGCGACGGCGGCAGCGGGCTCGGTGGTGCTGATCGCCGCCCCGGCGGCCCAGGCATCCGTCATCGACGTCAACTACAACTGCAAGACGCCGATCGGTGCCAAGAGCGCCGTGTCGCCCATCGACATCAAGGCGGTGCCGAGCGGCACTTCCTACAAAGTCACCATGTCCTTCCAGAAAGGCGTCTCGTCGAGCCCGGTCGCCCTGGGCGCCGGCGCGATGAACCCGAGCGCCACGATCACGCTCGGCGGCGCCGACAAGGGCACGGTCGCCGTCACGGGACCCGCCAACTCCGCGGAGATCCCCGCCAACTCGCCCATCAAAATAAGCGACTTGTCGGGCACCTACGTCCCGAAGGCCAACGGCAAGGTCACGCTCACCGCGGGCGTCCTCACCATCAAGGCGCTCGGCACCGTCACGACCTGCACCGCGAGCAACAGCCCCGGCCCCTCCCTCGAACTCGACGTCACCGGGGCGAGTGGCTCGACCGGCGGCTCGACCGGCGCGGCCCCCGCGGCGCTGCCCAAGACCGGCCCCCTCGACTCGGCCGTCGCGCTCGGCACCCTCGGCGGCACGGTCGTCCTGGTCGGCGCCGGCGGAGTGCTCTGGCTGACCCGGCGCGACCAGCGGGCCTGA
- a CDS encoding peptide MFS transporter, producing MASSLTKDSASTTGTEKTFFGHPRGLATLFMTEMWERYSFYGMKALLPLYLIAPGGLHMNPTTATAIYSVYMAMVYLLAMPGGWIADRFWGPRKTVAIGAGIVILGHITLAVPSTPSFFAGLVLVALGSGLLKANISTMVGHLYKGPEDPRRDGGFTLFYIGINMGAFLAPLSIGTVGEKVNWHFGFTLAAIGMALGLAQFMLGSRHLSAESDIVSQPVTQQEKRSVLRKGLIWLIIAAALYIGLAVTGNFADWAMMPITIAGLIIPIAVLARMKRDKDLSEVEQSKLSGYVWFFVVAAVFWMIYDQNGSTLSIFGENSTTNDLLGFHFPTSWYQSLNPVFIMALAPLVASGWLWLNKRGKEPSTAVKFASSLALIGISFVVFLIPLVDTANNGGRVSPMWLVAIYFVQTVGELCLSPVGLSVTTKMAPAKYSSQMMGVWFLAVTAGDSLAGLLTSPQLNVNLNTVGAVTVEAIVAVVAGIGIWMYRNKVKRLMGSVN from the coding sequence ATGGCGTCCAGCCTGACGAAGGACTCCGCCAGTACCACTGGCACCGAGAAGACCTTCTTCGGCCACCCCCGCGGCCTGGCCACTCTGTTCATGACCGAGATGTGGGAGCGGTACAGCTTCTACGGCATGAAGGCCCTGCTCCCGCTGTACTTGATCGCGCCCGGTGGCCTTCACATGAACCCCACCACCGCCACCGCGATCTACTCCGTCTACATGGCGATGGTCTACCTCCTCGCCATGCCCGGCGGCTGGATCGCGGACCGCTTCTGGGGTCCGCGCAAGACGGTCGCGATCGGCGCCGGCATCGTCATCCTCGGCCACATCACGCTGGCGGTGCCCTCCACGCCCTCGTTCTTCGCGGGTCTCGTGCTCGTCGCGCTCGGCTCCGGCCTCCTGAAGGCCAACATCTCGACGATGGTCGGGCACCTCTACAAGGGTCCCGAGGACCCGCGCCGTGACGGTGGCTTCACGCTCTTCTACATCGGCATCAACATGGGTGCCTTCCTCGCCCCGCTGAGCATCGGCACCGTCGGCGAGAAGGTCAACTGGCACTTCGGCTTCACCCTCGCCGCGATCGGCATGGCACTGGGCCTGGCCCAGTTCATGCTCGGCTCCCGCCACCTGAGCGCGGAGAGCGACATCGTGTCGCAGCCCGTGACGCAGCAGGAGAAGCGGTCCGTGCTCCGCAAGGGTCTGATCTGGCTGATCATCGCCGCGGCCCTCTACATCGGTCTCGCCGTGACGGGGAACTTCGCCGACTGGGCGATGATGCCGATCACCATCGCCGGTCTGATCATCCCGATCGCCGTGCTGGCCCGCATGAAGCGCGACAAGGACCTCAGCGAGGTCGAGCAGTCCAAGCTCTCGGGTTACGTCTGGTTCTTCGTGGTCGCCGCCGTCTTCTGGATGATCTACGACCAGAACGGCTCGACGCTGTCGATCTTCGGCGAGAACTCGACCACCAACGACCTGCTCGGCTTCCACTTCCCGACGTCCTGGTACCAGTCGCTGAACCCGGTGTTCATCATGGCGCTGGCCCCGCTCGTGGCCTCGGGCTGGCTGTGGCTGAACAAGCGCGGCAAGGAGCCGAGCACGGCGGTGAAGTTCGCCTCCAGCCTCGCGCTGATCGGCATCTCCTTCGTCGTCTTCCTCATCCCGCTGGTCGACACCGCCAACAACGGCGGCCGGGTCAGCCCGATGTGGCTGGTGGCCATCTACTTCGTCCAGACCGTCGGCGAGCTGTGCCTGTCCCCGGTCGGCCTCTCCGTCACCACGAAGATGGCTCCGGCGAAGTACAGCTCGCAGATGATGGGCGTCTGGTTCCTCGCGGTCACCGCCGGTGACTCGCTGGCCGGTCTGCTCACCTCGCCGCAGCTCAACGTCAACCTGAACACGGTCGGCGCGGTCACCGTCGAGGCGATCGTGGCGGTCGTGGCGGGCATCGGCATCTGGATGTACCGCAACAAGGTCAAGCGGCTGATGGGCAGCGTCAACTGA
- a CDS encoding response regulator transcription factor → MTRVLLAEDDASISEPLARALRREGYEVEVREDGPTALDAGLQGGADLVVLDLGLPGMDGLEVARRLRSEGHTVPILVLTARADEVDTVVGLDAGADDYVTKPFRLAELLARVRALLRRGASEPVPQPATHGVRIDVESHRAWMGDEELQLTAKEFDLLRVLVRDAGRVVTRDQLMREVWDTTWWSSTKTLDMHISWLRKKLGDDAANPRYIATVRGVGFRFEKS, encoded by the coding sequence ATGACCCGTGTACTGCTCGCCGAGGACGACGCGTCCATCTCGGAGCCACTGGCCCGCGCCCTGCGCAGGGAGGGTTACGAGGTCGAAGTCCGCGAGGACGGCCCGACCGCCCTCGACGCCGGACTGCAGGGGGGCGCCGACCTGGTCGTGCTCGACCTGGGGCTTCCCGGCATGGACGGCCTCGAAGTCGCCCGGAGGCTGCGCTCCGAAGGCCACACCGTGCCCATCCTTGTGCTCACCGCCCGCGCCGACGAGGTCGACACCGTGGTCGGCCTCGACGCCGGCGCCGACGACTACGTGACCAAGCCCTTCCGCCTCGCCGAACTCCTCGCGCGGGTCCGGGCCCTGCTGCGGCGCGGGGCCAGCGAGCCGGTGCCCCAGCCCGCCACGCACGGTGTGCGGATCGACGTCGAGTCGCACCGCGCCTGGATGGGCGACGAGGAGCTCCAGCTCACCGCCAAGGAGTTCGACCTGCTCCGGGTCCTGGTGCGGGACGCCGGCCGGGTCGTCACCCGCGACCAGCTGATGCGCGAGGTCTGGGACACCACCTGGTGGTCCTCGACCAAGACGCTCGACATGCACATCTCGTGGCTGCGCAAGAAGCTCGGCGACGACGCGGCCAACCCGCGCTACATCGCGACCGTCCGCGGAGTCGGCTTCCGCTTCGAGAAGAGCTAG
- a CDS encoding ATP-binding protein produces the protein MRRRLINSTLAVVLVVIAVFGVSLVIVETRTISSSAQESVNSEAVRLVSVVDSRTLAKESVNAQVLAEQIDPKRYARIAIPGRPVIELGKKPEGTVIKGTATGERGESVLVEEPRSTVTKEVGRTLLIIGAVALLAIVSAVLLAVRQANKLASPLTDLAETAERLGSGDPRPRHKRYGVPELDRVADVLDSSADRIGRMLTAERRLAADASHQLRTPLTALSMRLEEIALTDDLDTVKEEAMIALTQVERLTDVVERLLTNSRDPRTGSAVVFSLDEVVKQQLEEWRSAYRSAGRAIVRSGKTGLKAVGTPGAVAQVLAALIENSLMHGGGTVAVRTRVTGNQAVVEVTDEGPGVPPDLGARIFERTISGRNSTGIGLAVARDLAEADGGRLEMLQQQPAVFALFLSREARGRREPQDTTTIR, from the coding sequence ATGCGCCGTCGACTGATCAACTCCACACTCGCGGTCGTACTCGTGGTGATCGCGGTCTTCGGCGTCTCCCTCGTCATCGTCGAGACACGGACCATCAGCAGCAGCGCCCAGGAGAGCGTCAACTCCGAGGCGGTGCGGCTGGTCTCCGTCGTCGACAGCCGCACCCTGGCGAAGGAGTCGGTCAACGCGCAGGTGCTGGCCGAACAGATCGACCCCAAGCGGTACGCCCGCATCGCGATCCCGGGCCGCCCGGTGATCGAGCTCGGCAAGAAGCCCGAGGGCACCGTCATCAAGGGCACCGCCACCGGGGAGCGCGGCGAGTCCGTCCTGGTCGAGGAGCCCCGCTCCACGGTCACCAAGGAGGTCGGGCGCACCCTGCTGATCATCGGCGCGGTGGCCCTGCTCGCCATCGTCTCCGCGGTGCTCCTCGCCGTGCGCCAGGCCAACAAGCTGGCATCCCCGCTCACCGACCTCGCCGAGACCGCCGAACGGCTCGGCTCGGGCGACCCGCGCCCGCGGCACAAGCGGTACGGGGTGCCCGAGCTCGACCGGGTCGCCGATGTGCTCGACTCGTCGGCCGACCGGATCGGCCGGATGCTCACCGCGGAGCGCCGGCTCGCGGCGGACGCCTCGCACCAGCTGCGGACGCCGCTGACCGCGCTCTCCATGCGCCTGGAGGAGATCGCCCTCACCGACGACCTCGACACGGTCAAGGAAGAGGCCATGATCGCGCTCACCCAGGTCGAGCGGCTCACCGACGTGGTGGAGCGCCTGCTCACCAACAGCCGTGATCCGCGCACCGGTTCGGCCGTGGTCTTCTCGCTCGACGAGGTCGTCAAGCAGCAGTTGGAGGAGTGGCGCTCGGCCTATCGCAGCGCGGGCCGCGCCATCGTGCGCTCCGGCAAGACCGGTCTCAAGGCGGTCGGCACCCCGGGTGCGGTCGCCCAGGTGCTCGCCGCGCTGATCGAGAACTCCCTGATGCACGGCGGCGGCACGGTCGCGGTGCGCACCCGCGTCACCGGCAACCAGGCCGTGGTCGAGGTCACCGACGAGGGTCCCGGGGTGCCGCCCGACCTCGGCGCGCGGATCTTCGAGCGGACCATCAGCGGCCGCAACTCCACGGGGATCGGGCTCGCCGTGGCCCGCGACCTCGCGGAGGCCGACGGCGGGCGGCTCGAAATGCTCCAGCAGCAGCCGGCGGTGTTCGCGCTCTTCCTGAGCCGGGAGGCGCGGGGGCGGCGGGAGCCGCAGGACACCACGACGATCCGCTGA
- a CDS encoding GtrA family protein gives MSAQGASPSRLRLLVREVAKFGAVGGLGVLVNMGAFNLLRHATDLQVVRASLLATAIAIAFNYVGFRYFAYRDREKSGRARELTLFLLFSLVGAVIENGILYAATYGFGWNSPWQNNFFKFLGIGLGTLFRFWSYRTWVFRALPAREAVQTAESFLDAPRPAVPAER, from the coding sequence ATGAGTGCACAGGGCGCGTCGCCATCGCGACTGCGACTGCTCGTCCGCGAGGTCGCCAAATTCGGCGCCGTGGGCGGTCTCGGGGTGCTCGTGAACATGGGCGCCTTCAACCTGCTGCGGCACGCGACCGACCTCCAGGTGGTGCGGGCCAGCCTGCTGGCCACCGCGATCGCGATCGCGTTCAACTACGTGGGCTTCCGCTACTTCGCCTACCGCGACCGCGAGAAGAGCGGCCGGGCCCGTGAGCTCACGCTGTTCCTGCTGTTCAGCCTGGTCGGCGCGGTGATCGAGAACGGCATCCTGTACGCGGCGACGTACGGGTTCGGCTGGAACAGCCCGTGGCAGAACAACTTCTTCAAGTTCCTCGGCATCGGGCTCGGCACCCTGTTCCGTTTCTGGTCCTACCGCACCTGGGTGTTCCGCGCACTCCCGGCCCGGGAGGCAGTACAGACGGCCGAATCGTTTCTCGACGCCCCCAGGCCCGCCGTCCCCGCCGAGCGCTGA
- a CDS encoding 5-(carboxyamino)imidazole ribonucleotide synthase, giving the protein MTFPVVGMVGGGQLARMTHEAGIPLGIRFKLLSDTPQDSAAQVVSEVVVGDYRDLDTLRDFARGCDVITFDHEHVPTEHLRALEADGIVVRPGPDALVHAHDKGVMRARLSAIGAPCPRHRIVADPADVTRFAEEGEGYPVILKTVVGGYDGKGVWFVRSEADAADAFKAGVDVLAEEKVDFVRELAANVVRSPHGQAVAYPVVESVQVDGVCDTVIAPAPDLDDALSGEAQELALRIASELGVVGHLAVELFETRDGRVLVNELAMRPHNSGHWTQDGAITSQFANHVRAVLDLPLGDPRPRSKWTVMCNVLGGDYPDMYYAYLHCMARDPQLKIHMYGKEVKPGRKVGHVNTYGDDLAQVRERARHAADYLRGTITE; this is encoded by the coding sequence GTGACGTTCCCGGTAGTCGGCATGGTCGGCGGCGGTCAGCTCGCCCGCATGACCCACGAGGCGGGCATCCCCCTCGGCATCAGATTCAAGCTCCTCAGTGACACCCCGCAGGACTCGGCGGCCCAGGTGGTGAGCGAGGTCGTCGTCGGCGACTATCGCGACCTGGACACGCTGCGTGACTTCGCGCGCGGCTGTGACGTGATCACTTTCGATCACGAACACGTGCCGACCGAGCATCTGCGGGCCCTGGAAGCGGACGGCATCGTCGTCCGGCCGGGGCCCGACGCGTTGGTGCACGCCCACGACAAGGGGGTGATGCGCGCCCGGCTCAGTGCCATCGGCGCGCCCTGCCCCCGCCACCGCATCGTCGCCGATCCGGCCGACGTGACGCGGTTCGCCGAGGAGGGCGAGGGCTACCCCGTCATCCTCAAGACGGTGGTGGGCGGCTACGACGGCAAGGGCGTGTGGTTCGTGCGCTCCGAGGCCGACGCGGCGGACGCCTTCAAGGCGGGCGTCGACGTGCTCGCCGAGGAGAAGGTGGACTTCGTGCGGGAGCTGGCGGCCAACGTCGTCCGCTCGCCGCACGGCCAGGCGGTGGCCTACCCCGTCGTGGAGTCCGTCCAGGTCGACGGCGTGTGTGACACGGTGATCGCCCCCGCGCCCGACCTCGACGACGCGCTGTCGGGCGAGGCGCAGGAGCTCGCCCTGCGCATCGCCTCCGAGCTGGGCGTCGTCGGCCACCTCGCGGTCGAGCTCTTCGAGACGCGTGACGGACGCGTCCTCGTCAACGAGCTGGCCATGCGCCCGCACAACTCGGGCCACTGGACCCAGGACGGCGCGATCACCTCGCAGTTCGCCAACCACGTCCGTGCCGTCCTCGACCTCCCCCTGGGCGACCCGCGCCCGCGGTCGAAGTGGACCGTGATGTGCAACGTCCTCGGCGGCGACTACCCGGACATGTACTACGCGTACCTGCACTGCATGGCACGCGACCCGCAGCTCAAGATCCACATGTACGGCAAGGAAGTGAAGCCCGGCCGCAAGGTGGGCCACGTGAACACCTACGGCGACGATCTCGCACAGGTCCGCGAGCGGGCCCGTCACGCAGCCGACTACCTCAGGGGAACGATCACCGAATGA
- the purE gene encoding 5-(carboxyamino)imidazole ribonucleotide mutase: MTTTSSPLVGIVMGSDSDWPVMEAAAKALDEFEIRYEVDVVSAHRMPREMIAYGEEAAGRGLKAIVAGAGGAAHLPGMLASVTPLPVIGVPVPLKYLDGMDSLLSIVQMPAGVPVATVSVGGARNAGLLAARILATHDAELLTRMREFQQELNDQATEKGKRLRTKVEGSGAFGFGK; this comes from the coding sequence ATGACCACCACCAGCAGCCCCCTCGTCGGAATCGTCATGGGCTCGGACTCCGACTGGCCCGTGATGGAGGCCGCCGCCAAGGCGCTCGACGAGTTCGAGATCCGCTACGAGGTCGACGTCGTCTCGGCGCACCGGATGCCGCGCGAGATGATCGCGTACGGCGAGGAGGCCGCTGGACGCGGCCTCAAGGCGATCGTCGCGGGCGCCGGGGGAGCCGCCCACCTGCCGGGCATGCTCGCCAGCGTCACCCCGCTCCCGGTGATCGGCGTGCCCGTCCCGCTCAAGTACCTCGACGGCATGGACTCGCTGCTCTCCATCGTGCAGATGCCGGCCGGCGTGCCCGTGGCCACCGTCTCGGTCGGCGGCGCGCGCAACGCGGGCCTCCTCGCGGCCCGCATCCTGGCCACGCACGACGCCGAACTCCTCACCCGCATGCGGGAGTTCCAGCAGGAGCTCAACGACCAGGCCACCGAGAAGGGCAAGCGGCTGCGTACGAAGGTCGAGGGTTCGGGCGCCTTCGGGTTCGGAAAGTGA
- a CDS encoding dipeptidase, translating into MTKATTHLDEARALLARHPVVDGHNDLPWALRAKVRYDLDRCDIATDLTGRTHTDIPRLRSGGVGAQFWSVYVRTDLAGDEAVSATLEQIDCVDQMLARYPCDLAPALTADDMEAARAEGRIASLKGAEGGHSINESLATLRALYALGVRYMTLTHNDNLAWADSATDVPNVGGLSPFGHAVVREMNRIGMLVDLSHVAATTMRDALSTSVAPVIFSHSSARAICDHPRNVPDDVLAQLPANGGVAMATFVPKFILPAAVAWTQAADENLRAHGLHHLDTSPEAMKLHEAFEAANPRPVATAATVADHLDHMREVAGVDHIGIGGDFDGTAFTPSGLDDVSGYPNLVAELLSRGWSSADLAKLTWSNAVRVLRDAESVSRELRPLRGPSNATRASLDA; encoded by the coding sequence ATGACCAAAGCCACGACGCATCTCGACGAAGCCCGCGCCCTGCTCGCCCGCCACCCCGTGGTCGACGGCCACAACGACCTGCCCTGGGCGCTGCGCGCGAAGGTCCGCTACGACCTGGACCGCTGCGACATCGCGACCGACCTGACCGGCCGCACCCACACCGACATCCCCCGGCTGCGGTCGGGCGGCGTCGGCGCGCAGTTCTGGTCCGTGTACGTACGCACCGACTTGGCCGGCGACGAGGCGGTCAGCGCGACCCTGGAACAGATCGACTGCGTCGACCAGATGCTCGCGCGCTATCCGTGCGACCTGGCGCCCGCGCTCACCGCCGACGACATGGAGGCGGCGCGCGCCGAGGGTCGCATCGCCTCCCTGAAGGGCGCCGAGGGCGGCCACTCGATCAACGAATCCCTGGCCACGCTACGGGCGTTGTACGCGCTCGGCGTGCGCTACATGACGCTCACCCACAACGACAACCTGGCGTGGGCGGACTCGGCGACGGACGTGCCGAACGTGGGCGGGCTCTCGCCGTTCGGCCATGCGGTGGTCCGCGAGATGAACCGCATCGGCATGCTGGTCGACCTCTCGCACGTGGCGGCGACGACGATGCGCGACGCGCTGTCGACGTCCGTCGCGCCCGTGATCTTCTCCCACTCCTCCGCGCGGGCGATCTGCGACCACCCGCGCAACGTCCCCGACGACGTGCTGGCGCAGCTGCCCGCCAACGGGGGAGTGGCCATGGCCACCTTCGTCCCGAAGTTCATCCTGCCGGCGGCGGTGGCGTGGACGCAGGCGGCGGACGAGAACCTGCGGGCGCACGGGCTGCACCACCTCGACACGTCGCCGGAGGCGATGAAGCTCCACGAGGCGTTCGAGGCGGCGAATCCGCGGCCGGTCGCGACGGCGGCGACGGTCGCGGACCACCTCGACCACATGCGGGAGGTCGCGGGCGTCGACCACATCGGCATCGGCGGCGACTTCGACGGCACGGCCTTCACCCCGTCCGGCCTCGACGACGTATCCGGCTACCCGAACCTGGTGGCCGAGCTGCTCTCCCGGGGCTGGTCCTCCGCGGACCTGGCGAAGCTGACGTGGTCGAACGCGGTGCGGGTGCT